From the genome of Athalia rosae chromosome 3, iyAthRosa1.1, whole genome shotgun sequence:
taattcaaaaatacaACTGGATCTCAAAATACTTTCCCTTCACCAGAGCGACTTCAAACAGGCCGTGGTGGCTCAGCCACAACAACAGGCTAGTGGTCAACAACAGATTGGTAAGGATCAATCAGTAAAAACGTTCATCAGTCCTATTTTGGACCACACTGGATCTAGGAAACGCCAGGATGTTGAGAGCAGCGACTTTGTCCCAGAGTAGTGAGCTTTGATTATTGTTTGTATCGATCTGTATGCTTTTCTTATGCAGTTTTCAACATTTACCATATGCCATTGTTTCAACTGATTTATTAGGGACTAGGATCTGAATGAGTAAAATTGAGATTGTTCAAAATCCTTCCACTGAAAAAGAACATGGTATAGAATTGAACTGCAAAAGTATTGCATGaacctttttttcataccatAAGTATGatacagtatatgtatacactttGCCTGTGAAACATTTTAATGGTGATTTAAGCCTTTGAAATAACACCAAATCATGTTTGCCACATCACCCTTTTGTTGGCTCTAAGGAAATGCCAGCGTGTTCtttgttaataatttcaaaatgagtaagaaacgaaaacaatatttatttttcttgtacTGAACTTTCAGCAAAcggagaaaaactgaaaaagttGGAAAGGGACTACGCCATTTCTCAATGAAAGTCTgtgaaaaggtgaaaaaaaaaggcacgaCATCGTACAACGAAGTCGCTGATGAATTGGTTGGTGAATTTACTAATCCGGCGCACATTAATTCGCTAACCGAACAGGTAAATTAAGCTCATATTGATAATGGTCATGTCAgcgattcaattttatcgtAAATTGCTGTAAAGGTCAATGTTACTCCGGCTTGTTTATTTCGCAGCAGTATGATCAGAAAAATATCAGGCGGCGCGTGTATGATGCATTGAACGTGTTGATGGCAATGAACATAATTTccaaggagaaaaaggaaataaggtGGCTCGGTTTACCTACAAATTCCCTGCAGGAGTGCTTATCATTAGAGaaggataagaagaaaaagatagaaagaatCAAAGCCAAGACGCAGCAATTGCATCAGTTGATTTTGCAACATGTGTCCTTCAAAAATTTAGTGGAACGAAAccatgagaatgaaaatgtttATGGACCGCCTAAGCCTAATTCCGCTATTCAGTTGCCGTTCATTATTGTCAACACCAGTAAGAAAACTGTTATCGACTGCAGCATTTCACATGACAAGTGAGCTTAACCCAACTATATTGTTTCGTCCTGTCAgtgcacgtgtgtgtgtatatacaagTTGCACTGGGGTGCATGCACATATCAGCAATAATTACCTCTGTTTCTTTCAAAACTTTCAGAACGGAGTACCTGTTCAATTTTAATGACAAGTTTGAGATACACGACGATATAGAAGTTTTAAAGAGAATGGGACTGGCTTTTGGTAAGTGctgattttaatttattcaaacaaaTTCTGGGGCTTGATTCTCGAACCGAAGATTCCAAATTTCATGTATGATAAAGTATAGTATATGTGACAGATACCATACTTTTTCGCATATGACATTTAGGATCCTTTATTCAAAAGTCACGCATCTGCGTTGTGCACTCGACCTCTGGCTATGAGAATTTGTATCTACTTCAGGTCTAGAGAAGGGTGACTGTACGGATGAGGATttaagaaaagcaaaaaccaTGGTGCCAAAGTCCCTTGAAAAATACGTAGAGCGTAAGTATCTAATTTATTTTAGTTTGGCGGCAACAGCAGTTCGGCAAACTTGGCAATTAAAGAGATGATGATCAGACTTTATTCCGTTATTTGTAGAGTTGGCAACTGGAGACTTAGAGAGTCTCATTCCTGTGAAAATTCCTGGACCGAGCACGTCGATCGACGAACTAGAGATAAAGTTGGAAGAATCTGGATCTCGACCACCGTCTTCATCTCGCACTTCTCTTTCCGAAGATCCTTTGTCGCCACCATCGCAGTATTTctcagaagaagaagacgaggaagaagaaagcGACCAAGACGATGAAGTGCCAAGTGATCTTGAAGTCAACTAAAATACCAGTCCTCAGTATTCGCATCACTTAAGATTATGCAAAGTAAAAGTCATTCTTGCGAACACTCGATTCCTGCATCGTTAGGTACTTTGTTTTATTGACCCGTAGTTCGTCCAAGTCGCGGATTGCGATAAAGCGACACTGCTATAACTAAATTTGCATGCCCTCTATTGACTCAAGCAGAATTCAAAACAGCTGATGTGGTCGGATGGCTGTCGAACTACCAAATTAGAACCGAGCGATAACACTCCAAACGGAATGTGTATTCAGATGTAGCTTTCGTGCTTCAAAGAAATTGCCGGAATGGCCGGACTCCGGACGGAAATGGGGCCGGAAAATGGAATTGCGGCGACgtctgtacatttttttttttgtactatCTAATCGTTGTTTGCACAGGGACTGAAATCGGTGCTATTTTAATCGTGCGTCGTATCCTGGAATTAAACactaatatgtacatacatacgtgttatAAATAACAATTGTAATCTTACAATATACAATATCGTTAATATCCCATGTATTaaggataacaaaaaaaaaggaagacaaaTACAACTTTTACTTACTTTCTTATGGTacatgaagagaaaaaagaacggtaTATAAAGCACACAGCATGATACAACATTATAGACAATGAAGGGACAAATACGAATCAAGTAATGATACAAACGTACAGACTAAGGTCTGGCTAATttgcaataaataaatcgtaaCATTATTACaagttgatattttttttttaaaattacaaGTCGCTACCTCTCGATAGGCCAAATTTGAAGCAGTCAATATGTCCTACTAATATTCTGTCACTGAAAAAGGTATCGATTTTAATAATAGGGTCTTGACATAAGACTTGCATTGCATGTTTTCCATTTTATGATATGGCGGTTCTAGGGGGTACACTCATGGTAAACCgacgtaataattttattgatgaatttttaatttattattattgcaatTCAAATTAGGTGTGTTAAATAGCTCTTGTCCCTCCACCGTCGATTCGTATATAGCGCTGGTTGTTTGCAATCTGTATTACCTATCTATTCTCAATGGTACAACTATCGCGCACAGCTCCAGTCGTCTGCTGTCTTTGTGGCATGTTGCTCCCCTTGAGCAGTgcaaaatgttgaattttcaatcaattgtGACTTCCGTGATAGGCTGATGTCAAGAATCTtcttataggtatgtattatcAAACTTGAATCTTTCAATAAATCCTAGGCATCTCTAGGTACCCTATTGGAACTGCACTGGATCAACTCAACAAATTACAACAGATGAGCAAAAACAGATCAGTTCATCTTACAACAATGAAGTGAATTCATACGAAAACAATGGTTTATTCATCAGTTACATCCCCATTTGTGAACTTATGGTCCATATTGATTGTGTACAAGTCAAAGAATATGTGTATGGGGATGATCTGTTATAACTCCTATTAATTAAGGTCCTCATCGTCGTAGAGATCGTCAAATTCTGAAATGAACGCATAAGTGTGACTAATGCCTCCAGAGCCTCTTGCCTAGGCACATATATTCATTATTAAGCACAGTCATTCAAAAGTGGCACTAGAAGTTAATGACGTTGATTTGAGTAAGACACTTGGTTACTTATAGTTAGACAGTAATTCTCAACATGTTGCAGTGCTGACATTCTTTAGTAGCACTGTCATTGATGGTCTGTGATTAAAAAACCTTACCATTAAAGAAGTCGGAATGTACTGCTTTTTCATTAGCAGCAAGATCCATCAGCAATCCGCTAGAACCACCAGCCTGTAAACGTTCAATGATTTGTTCATAGCTTCAACACGAGCCTTGGCATTTAGGTTAGATTTTGGCTGTATGCTTATAAACAATACgatgagtttatttttttatctgttaGATAACCTCTTCAAGGTCCATGTAGGGTCCAGCACCTTCCGGAAACATTTCGTCTGCCACAACGGTAGGCTTCATTATAGAAGAACTATGATCAATAGACTTGATTAAATCACTGATTGAAATCAACGGTGGCCAGATTACCACTGACTATCCATAGAGCTTATACGGAAGATTGAGCGTTCGCTGAGCGCTATCTAGTAATGTCAGCTACCGCTTTTATTAGCCATGTATACACCGCATACTTGATACGCTACCAAGCACCAAATGGCGGACCAAATTGTTTGGTGCGCACGGTATAAACCATGGACGTATAATATAGGGACGGGCACAAGGTCCCACCTTGGACAAGGGGGTAAACTCAGTAGATCGGGAGAGGAAAAGTATCCCCATTCACTCGGTGGATGGGTGCGGTTGAAACACCCGCTCGCTATACAACAAGGCATTTTTCAACCTTCGGAATTACACTGCACCAACGAATTCAGTGTACTGCCCTTGTGTCACCTTGTGTACTGCACCTAGGTTAACCGCCCCGTAACCATAACAATGCTTGAGTGTGTATCTCCGTGTATGCAGTTGTGCACGTAACCTGTAGGTGACACTACCCATTGGGCCTACTAATATGGCGATTCCCCCCGCCGCTAAAATGGACACCTGACTCGTCGTCACGCTCCGACCGTGACTGGACATAGCCACGATGTGCAACTTTACGACGGTATATTATTATGGATGAAAGTTTGTTtccgaaattgaagaattttttacaatatttttataatattcgtcattttttattcagctttttcttccttccttaatttaataaaatgttATAAATTAATCTCCTAGTTGAATTTGCCAAGTTCCACTTTTCGCTGTATAGCTCTAACCGAATGGTATAAAGCAGCATCTATTAGACCTGCTACGGTAAATACACCACCCACAATGGCGCAAAGATTTGTGGCAAAATGaccaaaagatttttcctTCTCGGTATATTTCACCATTAAAGGACTAAGTTCATAGCTGAAAAATATACCTGGCATACCTGAATCCCCTTTGAACAGAGACATTTGTCGAAAATGTCTGGTAACGGAGAATTGATTAGTCAGTAACGTCGAACCATCTAGTCGAACGTACGTCGTTGGGACGATTTTTATGTAGTGTTGAAACATCGTGGCACCTGAAAAATGTAACAAACGGAGTGGTGTTGAGTGTAATAGCACAGAATAAGGACTAGTAGAACTTATTTCGTGGTAATAGGCGGCACGATTGAACTACGAACATTATATGATTTCAAAGGATCTTCAAAAAACGAAGCTTTTAtcgttcgttaatttattcGCGCGTGCGCGAATTGGCGTAACATACTATACTCTACGCGGCTCTCTGAATTGCGGTGATGGCGAGCGTTGAATGAAACGAGTTGTTTAAGCTGGCACGAAAGTCTAGACAAGACTGAGCAAAGCAAGAGGGTTGATAAGCCATTAAAACCAGTGAGTACGAAAACGAGATCCGTCCGTACTCTACCAAAAAAATAGCTCTTCCGAATGGTGTAGAACGACCGTAAGGAATCGCGGAGAACATAGACATAACCATAAAAAAAGACCTGCTATCTACAAAGTTTAATTGTGAGACtgaggaaaaatattcaaaataaaaattcactgatGAACTTTTATATGTTAAAATTATGATTTCTATTCACCCGACGGATTGTTGTTGTATTTACGTAGGTAAGCACTGTTCAGAATGCCTGTAGTACCCGGAGGCGCATACCAACAGGGGGGACCCTCTTGCtgggataaaatgaaaatgggatTCACGATTGGATTCTGCGTTGGCATGGCATCGGGAGCTCTATTCGGTGGCTTCTCAGCGTTAAGGTATTGAACAAGATTGCCAAAACACTAGATGCGGCAAATAAAATATGAGCAGTGATATAGAAAGTTACGTAACTTTATCCTTCAGATAGTGATAGTACCAACTTATTCTGATACAGGTACGGAATGCGGGGTAGAGAGCTGGTGAACAATGTTGGAAAAGTGATGATTCAGGGTGGTGGGACATTTGGGACATTTATGGCAATTGGAACTGGAATAAGATGCTAGTGACTCAAAATAGTGATactatttatgtattttagaACCTATCATGAACCAGCTACAAACATTATACCATATAAATAATGCTGTATAACAAATTGGCATAAGACCAATGGCAACTGCATAGACAGTGTTTTGCATTTCTTGTTTAAATC
Proteins encoded in this window:
- the LOC105689866 gene encoding transcription factor Dp-1 isoform X2, encoding MTQQNKTMNFLIHDANGQPQVIKVVPSTQTKTLSGLVSSTNAGNLKVFKTPNQDTQVLSGGTQVLRTISIQGSSTPGQRLVTIPVQNAKMSTVKPGESVVTKTIQLTTARMSDFKQAVVAQPQQQASGQQQIGKDQSVKTFISPILDHTGSRKRQDVESSDFVPDKRRKTEKVGKGLRHFSMKVCEKVKKKGTTSYNEVADELVGEFTNPAHINSLTEQQYDQKNIRRRVYDALNVLMAMNIISKEKKEIRWLGLPTNSLQECLSLEKDKKKKIERIKAKTQQLHQLILQHVSFKNLVERNHENENVYGPPKPNSAIQLPFIIVNTSKKTVIDCSISHDKTEYLFNFNDKFEIHDDIEVLKRMGLAFGLEKGDCTDEDLRKAKTMVPKSLEKYVEQLATGDLESLIPVKIPGPSTSIDELEIKLEESGSRPPSSSRTSLSEDPLSPPSQYFSEEEDEEEESDQDDEVPSDLEVN
- the LOC105689869 gene encoding reactive oxygen species modulator 1 — protein: MPVVPGGAYQQGGPSCWDKMKMGFTIGFCVGMASGALFGGFSALRYGMRGRELVNNVGKVMIQGGGTFGTFMAIGTGIRC
- the LOC105689870 gene encoding COP9 signalosome complex subunit 9, with protein sequence MKPTVVADEMFPEGAGPYMDLEEAGGSSGLLMDLAANEKAVHSDFFNEFDDLYDDEDLN
- the LOC105689866 gene encoding transcription factor Dp-1 isoform X1 → MTQQNKTMNFLIHDANGQPQVIKVVPSTQTKTLSGLVSSTNAGNLKVFKTPNQDTQVLSGGTQVLRTISIQGSSTPGQRLVTIPVQNAKMSTVKPGESVVTKTIQLTTARMSDFKQAVVAQPQQQASGQQQIGKDQSVKTFISPILDHTGSRKRQDVESSDFVPEYKRRKTEKVGKGLRHFSMKVCEKVKKKGTTSYNEVADELVGEFTNPAHINSLTEQQYDQKNIRRRVYDALNVLMAMNIISKEKKEIRWLGLPTNSLQECLSLEKDKKKKIERIKAKTQQLHQLILQHVSFKNLVERNHENENVYGPPKPNSAIQLPFIIVNTSKKTVIDCSISHDKTEYLFNFNDKFEIHDDIEVLKRMGLAFGLEKGDCTDEDLRKAKTMVPKSLEKYVEQLATGDLESLIPVKIPGPSTSIDELEIKLEESGSRPPSSSRTSLSEDPLSPPSQYFSEEEDEEEESDQDDEVPSDLEVN
- the LOC105689866 gene encoding transcription factor Dp-1 isoform X3, whose protein sequence is MTQQNKTMNFLIHDANGQPQVIKVVPSTQTKTLSGLVSSTNAGNLKVFKTPNQDTQVLSGGTQVLRTISIQGSSTPGQRLVTIPVQNAKMSTVKPGESVVTKTIQLTTARMSDFKQAVVAQPQQQASGQQQIGKDQSVKTFISPILDHTGSRKRQDVESSDFVPEYKRRKTEKVGKGLRHFSMKVCEKVKKKGTTSYNEVADELVGEFTNPAHINSLTEQYDQKNIRRRVYDALNVLMAMNIISKEKKEIRWLGLPTNSLQECLSLEKDKKKKIERIKAKTQQLHQLILQHVSFKNLVERNHENENVYGPPKPNSAIQLPFIIVNTSKKTVIDCSISHDKTEYLFNFNDKFEIHDDIEVLKRMGLAFGLEKGDCTDEDLRKAKTMVPKSLEKYVEQLATGDLESLIPVKIPGPSTSIDELEIKLEESGSRPPSSSRTSLSEDPLSPPSQYFSEEEDEEEESDQDDEVPSDLEVN